Proteins from a single region of Candidatus Binatia bacterium:
- a CDS encoding tetratricopeptide repeat protein gives MRDVLDDGAIALRNLGTSRLKDLTQPEPTYQVVADGLRADFPPLASLDTRPNNLPSQISSFVGRQTELDELSAMLAGSRLVTITGPGGIGKTRLAVQMAAEVVELYDDGVWFFDLTGQRDAQFVAQTIAMTLGVGELPSEPIETTLTAFLRNKKALLLIDNSEQVLAGVARLVRMLLSQCPRLTIVTTSREPLHLAGESVYRLGPMADDGMKLFVERARGSAPSQSFGDTQMGEIATLCKKLEGIPLAIELACARLSSMPLKQLSRRLTSGLTLSSKDATESERHRTLRETIAWSYNLLSPDEKAALKALSVFRGGCTPDAIAHVADTISDVDGASGSLVDKSLLSFDDTGDDGRYRLLDIVRQYAQEQLDATDSADAGRKHADYYAKLAASSYAAIDNDLPNIRAALEWTIDRDAPAAAKFVATVAPYWRTRGLLTEARSWLARAIAAADANGDDRAALLCLAASFASLQDELPEALRLADEALAIYRALGDAGGIAHATFRIAEAVHRQGHLDRADDLYREALEGFTLSRDDRGEMLCLGNLGMLARQRGELQQASALLEDARRRAADLGEQRIAGEFTIAMGWVQLGLNDLAQSRALFERAFVQKSDANDRYGVCAARQGLATVALREGRRDEALAEFFATLDDANKLQLKDYIARAFHGLAAVQALEGANELAARLLGLADRLFEESGRELRDSIAYDIAAQSLEAMLPEPQRAALREEGARMHVDDALAALKSQGRGKAPA, from the coding sequence GTGCGCGACGTGCTCGACGACGGCGCGATCGCGCTGCGCAACCTCGGCACGAGCAGGCTCAAGGATCTAACCCAGCCGGAGCCGACGTATCAAGTCGTCGCGGACGGGCTGCGCGCGGACTTTCCGCCGCTCGCGTCGCTCGACACGCGCCCGAACAACTTACCATCGCAGATCTCGAGCTTCGTCGGACGCCAAACGGAGCTCGACGAGCTGAGCGCGATGCTGGCCGGGTCGCGCCTGGTGACGATCACCGGGCCGGGCGGCATCGGCAAGACCCGCTTGGCCGTGCAGATGGCCGCCGAAGTCGTCGAGCTCTACGACGACGGCGTTTGGTTCTTCGATCTCACCGGACAGCGCGACGCCCAATTCGTCGCGCAGACCATTGCGATGACGCTGGGCGTCGGCGAGCTGCCCAGCGAGCCTATCGAGACGACGCTGACCGCGTTTCTGCGCAACAAGAAGGCGCTGCTGCTGATCGATAATTCGGAGCAGGTGCTGGCCGGCGTCGCGCGCCTCGTGCGAATGCTGCTGTCGCAGTGCCCGCGGCTTACGATCGTCACGACCAGCCGCGAGCCGCTGCACCTCGCGGGTGAGTCGGTCTATCGCCTGGGCCCGATGGCCGACGACGGCATGAAGCTGTTCGTGGAGCGCGCGCGCGGATCCGCGCCCAGTCAGTCGTTCGGCGACACGCAGATGGGTGAGATCGCGACGTTGTGCAAGAAGCTCGAGGGCATCCCGCTCGCGATCGAGCTGGCCTGCGCGCGCCTTTCATCTATGCCGCTGAAGCAGCTCTCGCGCCGACTGACGTCCGGGCTGACGCTGAGCAGCAAGGACGCCACGGAGAGTGAGCGCCACCGCACGCTGCGCGAGACGATCGCTTGGAGCTACAACCTGCTCTCGCCGGACGAGAAGGCGGCCTTGAAGGCGTTGTCGGTCTTTCGCGGCGGCTGCACGCCCGACGCGATCGCGCACGTCGCCGACACGATCTCCGACGTCGACGGCGCTTCCGGCTCGCTGGTCGACAAGTCGCTGCTGTCGTTCGACGACACCGGTGATGACGGCCGCTACCGGCTGCTCGATATCGTCCGCCAGTACGCGCAGGAGCAGCTCGACGCGACCGACTCTGCCGACGCCGGGCGGAAACACGCGGACTACTACGCCAAACTGGCGGCGAGCTCGTACGCGGCGATCGACAACGATCTGCCGAACATCCGCGCGGCGCTGGAATGGACGATCGACCGGGATGCGCCGGCGGCGGCCAAGTTCGTCGCAACGGTCGCTCCGTATTGGCGCACGCGTGGGCTGCTCACCGAAGCGCGCTCGTGGCTGGCGCGCGCGATTGCGGCGGCGGACGCGAACGGCGACGACCGCGCCGCGCTGCTCTGCCTCGCGGCGAGCTTCGCGTCGTTGCAGGACGAGCTCCCCGAGGCGTTGCGGCTGGCTGACGAGGCGCTCGCGATCTATCGCGCCCTCGGCGACGCGGGGGGCATCGCGCACGCGACGTTTCGCATCGCCGAGGCCGTGCACCGGCAGGGCCACCTCGATCGCGCCGACGATCTGTATCGCGAGGCGCTCGAGGGCTTCACGCTGTCGCGTGACGATCGCGGTGAGATGCTGTGCCTCGGCAACCTCGGCATGCTGGCGCGCCAGCGCGGCGAGCTGCAGCAGGCGTCGGCGCTGCTCGAAGACGCGCGGCGCCGCGCGGCCGATCTCGGCGAGCAACGTATCGCGGGCGAGTTCACGATCGCGATGGGCTGGGTGCAGCTGGGGCTCAACGACCTGGCGCAGTCGCGAGCGCTGTTCGAGCGCGCGTTCGTACAAAAGAGCGACGCGAACGACCGCTACGGCGTATGCGCCGCGCGCCAGGGACTCGCGACGGTCGCGCTGCGGGAGGGGCGCCGCGACGAGGCGCTCGCGGAGTTCTTCGCCACGCTCGACGACGCCAACAAGCTGCAGCTGAAAGATTACATCGCCCGTGCCTTTCACGGGCTCGCGGCCGTTCAGGCGCTCGAGGGCGCGAACGAGCTCGCGGCCCGGCTCCTGGGCCTCGCCGACCGTCTCTTCGAGGAGAGCGGGCGTGAGCTGCGCGACAGCATCGCCTACGACATCGCCGCGCAGTCGCTCGAGGCGATGCTGCCGGAGCCGCAGCGCGCGGCACTGCGCGAGGAGGGCGCGCGCATGCACGTCGACGATGCGCTCGCCGCGCTTAAGTCGCAAGGCCGCGGGAAAGCGCCGGCATGA
- a CDS encoding adenylate/guanylate cyclase domain-containing protein produces the protein MNAGLPSGVVTFLFSDIEGSTKLWERAPDAMREALAAHDALLRRVVEQHHGAVFKTVGDACYCAFGNPADAVTAAVEGQRALHSASWPDTIGEIRVRMGVHSGQCTQSSGDYFGPPSTAWRGSRPSRTANRFSSRPLPRRWCATCSTTARSRCATSARAGSRI, from the coding sequence GTGAACGCAGGACTTCCGTCCGGGGTCGTGACGTTTCTGTTCTCCGACATCGAGGGCAGCACGAAGCTGTGGGAGCGCGCTCCGGACGCGATGCGCGAGGCGCTTGCCGCGCACGACGCGTTGTTGCGCCGCGTCGTCGAGCAGCACCACGGCGCCGTCTTCAAGACCGTCGGCGACGCGTGCTACTGCGCGTTCGGTAATCCCGCGGACGCGGTGACGGCTGCCGTCGAGGGGCAGCGCGCGCTGCATTCGGCATCCTGGCCCGACACGATCGGCGAGATTCGAGTGCGCATGGGCGTTCACAGCGGCCAATGCACGCAAAGTTCTGGAGACTATTTCGGTCCGCCGTCAACCGCGTGGCGCGGCTCGCGGCCGTCGCGTACGGCGAACAGATTCTCGTCTCGGCCGCTACCGCGGCGCTGGTGCGCGACGTGCTCGACGACGGCGCGATCGCGCTGCGCAACCTCGGCACGAGCAGGCTCAAGGATCTAA
- a CDS encoding helix-turn-helix domain-containing protein, which translates to MGRLKGSSAALWREAFDSAFDEGHFEDAARIFDDRASRSEPIETVLRAAHAHMHADPAQVLRLLLTLRVPATKPAALVERDALLAEAFARTRDFESADARLEAALASARAVGDPDLVGIVGYRRVRRYLQAEDVPAARHAMELSRQAVSPVGRLYSLYAETLILPYEERVREQAERLIELLRMLDPNESSFVDVRAWATHALSVLTRELYIPNALPEVQRQLGGLAWPKDFAPNRFQALKAFGWAKALQGDYFNAFRHLKAASELKDVSAAWHVVAACDRAYLARCFGEHRWSRVELDEAEQLASQVDWHATLSEERIGLLLLAELFSGIDTAGSAMYLARYRELGEIKSPLHYRRDARLQAFAQFSTGIVEIALGNKRRGLAELRAARKVFERFGYDFRTARCLAAEYEATRNRDLLPSLEEKLRNYEHSWLAASIRRFGRSSALSLPPMRKRVLDEVCQGKSTAEISRTLGRSKFTISNHIKELFKTFEVKSRSALVAESVRRKI; encoded by the coding sequence GTGGGAAGGCTAAAAGGAAGCTCTGCCGCGCTTTGGCGGGAGGCATTTGACTCTGCCTTTGACGAGGGTCATTTTGAAGACGCGGCGCGCATCTTCGACGACCGCGCCAGCCGCTCCGAGCCGATCGAGACCGTCCTGCGTGCGGCGCACGCGCACATGCACGCGGATCCCGCGCAGGTGCTGCGCCTTCTGCTCACCCTTCGCGTCCCTGCAACAAAGCCCGCGGCCCTCGTCGAGCGCGACGCGCTCCTAGCCGAGGCGTTCGCGCGTACTCGGGACTTTGAATCCGCCGACGCTCGCCTGGAGGCCGCGCTCGCGAGCGCCCGGGCCGTCGGCGATCCAGACTTGGTCGGCATCGTCGGATATCGCCGAGTCCGCCGTTACCTTCAAGCGGAGGACGTGCCCGCCGCCAGGCACGCTATGGAACTCTCGCGACAGGCCGTCTCTCCAGTAGGGCGGCTCTACTCGTTGTACGCGGAAACGCTCATACTGCCGTACGAGGAACGCGTGCGCGAGCAAGCGGAGCGGCTCATCGAGCTCCTGCGCATGCTCGATCCGAACGAGTCGTCCTTCGTCGATGTCCGAGCCTGGGCGACGCACGCGTTGTCCGTCTTAACGCGAGAACTCTATATTCCAAATGCGTTGCCCGAGGTCCAGCGCCAGCTTGGCGGCCTCGCGTGGCCCAAGGACTTCGCGCCGAACCGCTTTCAAGCACTCAAGGCGTTCGGCTGGGCGAAGGCCCTCCAGGGCGACTACTTCAACGCTTTTCGCCACCTCAAGGCGGCGTCCGAACTGAAGGACGTATCCGCAGCGTGGCACGTCGTCGCCGCGTGCGACCGTGCTTACCTCGCGCGCTGTTTCGGCGAGCATCGCTGGTCGCGCGTCGAACTCGACGAAGCGGAGCAACTCGCCTCGCAGGTCGACTGGCACGCCACACTGAGTGAAGAGCGCATCGGGCTGCTGCTTCTGGCGGAGCTGTTCAGCGGGATCGACACCGCCGGATCGGCCATGTACTTAGCGCGCTACCGTGAGCTAGGAGAGATCAAGTCGCCGCTGCACTACCGCCGCGACGCGCGCCTGCAAGCCTTCGCGCAATTCTCCACGGGAATCGTCGAGATCGCTCTGGGCAACAAGCGGCGAGGGCTGGCGGAGCTGCGCGCGGCGCGCAAGGTCTTCGAGCGCTTCGGTTACGACTTCCGCACCGCGCGCTGTCTCGCGGCGGAGTACGAGGCGACACGCAATCGCGATCTCCTCCCGTCGCTCGAAGAAAAACTTCGGAACTACGAACACAGCTGGTTGGCCGCCAGCATCCGCCGCTTCGGCCGAAGCTCTGCGCTATCGCTGCCGCCGATGCGCAAGCGCGTCCTCGATGAAGTCTGCCAAGGCAAGTCGACGGCCGAGATATCGCGCACGTTGGGGCGCAGCAAGTTTACCATCAGCAACCACATCAAGGAGCTATTCAAAACCTTCGAGGTCAAGAGCCGCTCGGCGCTCGTAGCCGAATCGGTTCGACGAAAAATCTAA
- a CDS encoding L,D-transpeptidase family protein, which translates to MIHCVFDRPGGVLKVFSGGAERNSFAATGDAWGRSMDPGAGPHGHDWPIPSGHYVLTQWQSWGTGGAVNSEGYGQISVDDIDDATKQRLIDAGVCSVSGDNLVIGGIALPRGGLAANGRGAIMVHGGGSNAPEPLAAQQPLCATEGCTRVHNSDWPTLVNDLAGTHLGFPPAAGGGAFQETVVFTVVGDSPQASC; encoded by the coding sequence ATGATCCACTGCGTCTTCGACCGTCCTGGCGGAGTCCTAAAAGTCTTCTCGGGTGGAGCAGAGCGAAACAGCTTCGCCGCCACCGGCGATGCCTGGGGGCGGTCCATGGATCCGGGCGCCGGCCCGCACGGCCACGACTGGCCGATCCCGAGCGGCCACTACGTGCTCACGCAATGGCAGTCGTGGGGTACCGGCGGCGCCGTCAACAGCGAGGGGTACGGACAGATCTCCGTCGACGACATCGACGACGCCACGAAGCAGCGCCTAATCGATGCCGGCGTGTGTAGCGTGAGCGGCGACAATCTCGTAATCGGTGGGATCGCGCTTCCGCGCGGCGGCCTGGCCGCGAACGGGAGAGGGGCCATCATGGTTCACGGCGGCGGCAGCAACGCTCCCGAGCCGCTTGCTGCACAGCAGCCACTCTGCGCCACCGAAGGCTGCACGCGCGTTCACAATTCGGACTGGCCGACGCTCGTCAACGATCTGGCGGGAACACACCTCGGCTTCCCGCCGGCGGCGGGGGGCGGCGCGTTCCAAGAGACGGTCGTGTTCACCGTCGTGGGAGACTCACCTCAGGCGTCCTGCTGA
- a CDS encoding phospholipase D-like domain-containing protein, which produces MGTDGSTGDSAQLDGGLPPGGAPPAPAALNPSRWSSIVSGAISSNATLRTGNAVTYLIDGPATFNAMLNAINSTTGSEHYIYLLGWQLVDDVSLDPTATPTGGAASNTFRDLMAAAAARGVQIRVMLWKQYQGINKPQVDFINTLSTGAAILDNETSSTILGAHHQKVLVVKGANGLVGFCGGIDINSDRVAWGTPPAATAPAYSSGGLSAGSPDPAATVATSGSSGGAGAPLHDVHSQVMGPAAWDVLLTFIRRWDHHPDSPSIDASKGVLLGRSEPIPSPVATPSSTGNSCSVAIARTFTPVTPGTSVPKERDIEALLLAAIANAQRFIYMEEQYLISPDAAAALNRAIPSLQHLTILIAGSEISDLPCKWFLRQQFINAVSAGLSASDAGKVRVFRRVTPPPATPANYGVHTYVHAKTWVFDDELAVIGSANCNRRGWQSDSEANAFIFDDAAPTAGALTFAQMLRCDLWAEHLGVPASSLTDGVASASNWTSGSTTASVMPYDPAGGSDSSLLPCSTLQDLIDPPSP; this is translated from the coding sequence GTGGGCACCGATGGTTCTACCGGGGATAGCGCGCAACTCGACGGCGGCCTCCCTCCCGGTGGCGCACCGCCTGCCCCCGCGGCGCTGAATCCCTCGCGCTGGTCGAGCATCGTTTCCGGGGCGATCTCCTCGAACGCGACGCTACGAACGGGCAACGCGGTTACGTACTTGATCGACGGGCCAGCGACGTTCAACGCGATGCTGAACGCGATCAACTCGACCACCGGTTCGGAGCACTACATCTACCTACTGGGCTGGCAGCTCGTCGACGACGTTTCGCTCGATCCGACTGCAACGCCGACCGGCGGTGCGGCTTCGAACACGTTCCGCGACCTGATGGCGGCCGCGGCGGCGCGCGGCGTCCAGATCCGCGTCATGCTCTGGAAGCAGTACCAAGGCATCAACAAGCCGCAAGTGGACTTCATCAACACGCTGAGCACCGGCGCGGCGATTCTCGACAACGAGACCAGCAGCACGATCCTCGGAGCGCATCACCAAAAAGTGCTGGTCGTCAAGGGCGCAAACGGACTGGTCGGTTTCTGCGGCGGCATCGACATCAACTCCGATCGCGTCGCTTGGGGAACGCCGCCCGCGGCGACCGCACCGGCATACTCTTCGGGCGGACTCTCGGCGGGCTCGCCGGATCCGGCCGCGACGGTGGCAACGAGCGGCTCCTCCGGCGGCGCCGGCGCGCCGCTGCACGACGTGCACTCGCAAGTGATGGGTCCGGCCGCTTGGGATGTGTTGCTGACGTTCATTCGGCGCTGGGACCATCATCCTGACAGCCCGAGCATCGACGCCTCGAAGGGCGTCTTGCTCGGGCGCAGCGAGCCGATACCGTCGCCGGTCGCCACGCCCTCGAGCACCGGCAACTCGTGCTCGGTCGCGATCGCGCGAACGTTCACGCCGGTCACCCCCGGCACCAGCGTGCCCAAGGAGCGCGACATTGAGGCACTCCTGTTGGCCGCGATCGCCAACGCGCAGCGCTTCATCTACATGGAAGAGCAGTATCTGATCAGTCCCGACGCCGCGGCGGCGCTCAATAGAGCGATCCCGAGCCTGCAGCACCTGACGATCTTGATCGCCGGATCGGAAATCAGCGACCTTCCCTGCAAGTGGTTTCTTCGTCAACAGTTCATCAACGCGGTATCGGCGGGGCTCAGCGCATCGGATGCAGGCAAGGTCCGTGTCTTCCGGCGCGTGACTCCGCCGCCGGCCACACCGGCGAACTACGGCGTGCACACCTACGTGCATGCGAAGACGTGGGTCTTCGACGACGAGCTCGCCGTCATCGGAAGCGCAAACTGTAACCGCCGGGGATGGCAGTCGGACAGCGAGGCCAACGCGTTCATCTTCGACGACGCCGCTCCCACGGCCGGCGCGTTGACGTTCGCGCAGATGCTGCGCTGCGATCTGTGGGCGGAGCACTTGGGCGTTCCCGCTTCTAGTCTGACCGACGGCGTAGCGAGCGCGAGCAATTGGACCTCGGGTTCGACGACGGCCAGCGTCATGCCGTACGATCCCGCCGGCGGCAGCGACAGCTCGCTGCTGCCCTGCAGCACGCTCCAAGATCTGATCGATCCCCCGAGCCCCTAA